A stretch of Aerococcaceae bacterium zg-252 DNA encodes these proteins:
- a CDS encoding PTS transporter subunit EIIC codes for MSKYETLITGIVTHFGGAENIHSVTNCMTRVRITPKDITKVNFEALKAVPEVLGVVNAETVQIVVGPGKAKKVADEMIALYNFAQGAPIDENHSKEDWQLNKEAIKSNQPKSKVKQGLQLIANIFIPLIPAIIAAGIFQGFGSLLGQLIKQGTLSGNFWEGTRIIFALIGTSFLGYFAIYTGINAAKQFKATEALGGMVGAMSIAAQIVEFSTLLGLYNEETPLKSILTTGKGGIIGVILGVYILSRFEKAIRRVMPDVLDLIFTPVLSLLGTALVMVFLVMPASGFVSDWLVAFLNLFIASSNPVISVLSGYILSAVFLPMVLLGLHHGLIPIYAIQLETMGGVTLFPVLAMAGAGQVGAAIAIYLMAKKQHNVSLQKVIAGALPAGFLGIGEPLIYGVTLPLGKPFITAGLGAGFGGAYAMLMNVQATAWGPSGLVATPLMIPTKIIHYIIGLVIAYIGGFIVTSIMMKPEDLQNA; via the coding sequence ATGTCAAAATATGAGACTTTAATTACAGGAATTGTCACGCATTTTGGTGGTGCAGAAAATATTCATTCTGTTACAAATTGTATGACACGTGTGCGGATTACACCAAAAGATATAACAAAAGTAAATTTTGAAGCATTAAAAGCTGTACCTGAAGTATTAGGTGTCGTTAATGCTGAAACGGTACAAATTGTTGTTGGGCCAGGAAAAGCGAAAAAAGTAGCAGATGAAATGATTGCTCTTTATAATTTTGCACAAGGAGCACCAATTGATGAAAATCATTCTAAAGAAGATTGGCAATTGAATAAAGAAGCAATAAAATCCAATCAACCAAAAAGTAAAGTAAAACAAGGGTTACAATTGATTGCCAATATTTTTATTCCACTGATTCCAGCAATTATTGCAGCCGGTATTTTCCAAGGATTTGGTAGTTTATTAGGTCAATTGATTAAGCAAGGAACTTTATCTGGAAATTTCTGGGAAGGAACTCGTATTATCTTTGCCTTAATCGGAACAAGCTTTTTAGGGTATTTTGCGATTTATACAGGTATCAACGCAGCTAAACAATTTAAGGCAACCGAAGCATTAGGTGGGATGGTTGGTGCGATGTCCATTGCTGCACAAATTGTGGAGTTTTCAACTTTATTAGGTTTATATAATGAAGAAACACCGTTGAAATCAATTTTAACAACCGGTAAAGGTGGTATTATTGGTGTTATTTTAGGTGTATATATTTTATCTCGCTTTGAAAAAGCGATTCGTCGTGTGATGCCAGATGTGCTTGATTTGATTTTTACACCAGTGCTTAGTTTATTAGGTACGGCTTTAGTAATGGTTTTCTTAGTCATGCCAGCATCTGGATTTGTTTCAGATTGGTTAGTTGCCTTTTTAAATCTGTTCATTGCATCTAGTAATCCAGTGATTAGTGTGTTATCTGGCTATATTTTATCAGCAGTCTTCTTGCCAATGGTATTATTAGGTTTGCATCATGGTTTGATTCCGATTTATGCGATTCAATTAGAAACCATGGGTGGTGTGACTTTATTCCCAGTATTGGCAATGGCTGGTGCAGGGCAAGTTGGAGCAGCGATTGCGATTTATTTAATGGCGAAAAAACAACATAATGTATCTTTACAAAAAGTGATTGCAGGTGCCTTACCGGCTGGATTCTTAGGTATTGGTGAGCCACTGATTTATGGGGTTACATTGCCATTAGGTAAACCATTTATTACTGCAGGTCTAGGAGCAGGTTTTGGTGGTGCTTATGCGATGTTGATGAATGTACAAGCTACGGCTTGGGGTCCATCTGGTTTGGTAGCGACACCGTTGATGATTCCAACTAAAATTATTCATTATATCATTGGGCTTGTGATTGCTTATATCGGTGGTTTTATCGTGACAAGCATTATGATGAAACCAGAGGATTTGCAAAATGCGTAA
- a CDS encoding sugar ABC transporter permease: MNVFQRRKLLGWAFIFIPISLILLFYFYPMIEAFKMSLQSGHGANLEYVGLTNYKRLLSDPVFIESLKNTLIFLLFQVPIMIVLAIFFSVILNNKTLKFKGFFRTIVFLPSVTSLVAYSLIFKYIFSNNGILNQLLLSIHAIEQPILWLAHPFWAKFVIILAITWRWTGYNMIFFLSALQNIDQEIYEAADIDGASAIHQFFKITLPLLKPVVLFTSITSTIGTLQLFDETMNITNGGPGNATLTISQYIYNLSFKYTPDFGYAAAVSYAIVILVIFFSIIQMKVGANNEKK; encoded by the coding sequence ATGAACGTATTTCAACGACGAAAACTATTAGGATGGGCTTTTATCTTTATTCCCATCAGTTTAATTTTATTATTTTATTTTTATCCGATGATTGAAGCATTTAAAATGTCTCTGCAATCTGGTCATGGAGCGAATTTGGAGTATGTTGGATTAACAAATTATAAACGATTATTATCCGATCCTGTATTTATCGAATCATTAAAAAATACGCTCATATTTTTACTATTCCAAGTACCGATTATGATTGTATTAGCTATTTTCTTTTCAGTCATATTAAATAATAAAACACTGAAATTCAAAGGCTTTTTTAGAACGATTGTCTTTTTACCATCTGTAACTTCTCTCGTTGCATATTCATTAATCTTTAAATATATTTTTTCTAATAATGGGATTTTAAATCAATTATTATTATCAATTCATGCAATTGAGCAACCGATTTTATGGCTAGCACATCCGTTTTGGGCAAAATTCGTAATTATTTTAGCTATTACTTGGCGTTGGACTGGATATAATATGATCTTTTTCTTATCTGCTTTACAAAACATCGATCAAGAAATTTATGAAGCAGCAGATATTGATGGGGCTTCGGCTATACATCAATTTTTCAAAATTACTTTACCTTTACTAAAACCCGTTGTGTTATTCACATCGATTACATCAACTATTGGAACATTGCAATTATTCGATGAAACGATGAACATTACAAATGGTGGACCAGGAAATGCTACATTAACCATTTCTCAATATATTTATAACTTATCATTTAAATATACACCTGATTTTGGTTACGCAGCTGCTGTTTCTTACGCTATCGTTATTTTAGTTATATTCTTCTCTATTATTCAAATGAAAGTGGGGGCTAACAATGAAAAAAAATAA
- a CDS encoding DUF871 family protein, with amino-acid sequence MRNAIGISVYLSHFERQKEWLETVLCPGRKVFTSLQIPEEQLQPEKILSMLKWLKERGAYIITDINPRVLKELAIQSMQELVITYPIDNIRLDDGFSTQEVAQFLEVTDVTINASTQGAHLDEWDKITQQAPYQLFAQFNYYPRVETGLDSPDVQSIVEKFASVGIRTMAFIAGDECLRGPLYSGLPTIEMTRNLPPVLAYLKLLRCGIDDVFIGDVKLSNSQWKAIESIIQNEILRLPVVLKSTYDELYDKIYKIRIDSPSTLLRMSEARCTMQGDVLMPRYCTERVKGSITLDNVNYKRYSGEIQLIGKSLPPNERVNVIGRIDDAYLPIFELDIRGLNVQFIKEHD; translated from the coding sequence ATGCGTAATGCAATCGGCATTTCTGTCTATTTAAGTCATTTTGAGCGACAAAAGGAATGGCTTGAAACAGTACTTTGTCCGGGAAGAAAAGTGTTTACGTCATTGCAAATACCAGAAGAACAATTGCAGCCTGAGAAGATATTATCAATGTTAAAGTGGTTAAAAGAACGTGGAGCATATATCATTACGGATATTAATCCACGTGTTCTGAAAGAGTTGGCAATACAGTCGATGCAGGAATTAGTCATTACCTATCCAATTGATAATATTCGATTAGACGACGGTTTTTCAACTCAGGAAGTTGCTCAATTTTTAGAAGTGACTGATGTGACCATTAATGCGTCAACACAAGGTGCACATTTGGACGAGTGGGATAAGATTACGCAACAAGCACCTTATCAATTATTCGCACAGTTTAATTATTATCCACGGGTGGAAACAGGATTGGACAGTCCAGATGTTCAATCGATTGTGGAAAAATTTGCAAGTGTAGGTATTCGGACAATGGCTTTTATTGCAGGAGATGAATGCTTACGAGGACCATTGTATAGTGGATTACCGACAATTGAAATGACACGCAATTTGCCACCTGTACTTGCATACTTAAAATTGTTGCGATGTGGAATAGATGATGTATTTATTGGAGATGTAAAGTTGTCGAACAGTCAATGGAAGGCAATTGAATCGATTATTCAAAATGAAATTTTGCGATTGCCTGTTGTATTGAAGTCAACGTATGATGAGCTTTATGATAAGATATATAAGATTAGGATTGATTCTCCAAGTACATTGTTGCGAATGAGTGAAGCTCGTTGCACCATGCAAGGTGATGTATTAATGCCTCGATATTGTACTGAGCGTGTAAAGGGCTCGATTACTTTGGATAATGTGAATTATAAACGATATTCAGGTGAGATACAGTTAATTGGTAAAAGTTTGCCGCCTAATGAACGGGTCAATGTGATTGGACGGATTGATGATGCGTATTTACCGATATTTGAATTAGACATTCGAGGGTTAAATGTTCAGTTTATAAAAGAGCATGATTAG
- a CDS encoding extracellular solute-binding protein, with protein MKKISNLLALGAISASLFTMPSVAAKEEISVWAWDPKFNIRALEIAAEHYAKENSDVSLKIEENAQNDIIQKLNTAMSAGVTDSLPNIVLIEDYRAQSFLAAYPDTFIPLNEYIHSEDFAQYKVEATSVGDQHYGLPFDTGVTGLYVRTDLLKEAGYSTDDLQDITWNQLAEIGAKVKEKTGVKLLSMDLNDLGMIRAMINGSGSWYTKDDGVTPNIADNAALKEAFTTFKSMYEQDLVNVHNDWAQMLEAFNTGKVFTVPQGNWITPSVTQAEDQAGKWAVVPWPKQEIEGSVHASNLGGASFYVINKKGSEAAADFLAKTFGSSTEFYSDLITEIGALGTYLPVQKTDVYNTNVDYFGGQAIYKDFATWSAEIPSLNYGIHTYAIEDIMKAALQQYLAGGDLDQVFNDAQAQAESQLNH; from the coding sequence ATGAAAAAAATATCAAATTTATTGGCATTGGGCGCAATTAGTGCATCCCTCTTTACAATGCCATCAGTAGCTGCAAAAGAAGAAATTTCAGTTTGGGCTTGGGATCCAAAATTTAATATTCGCGCTTTAGAAATTGCAGCTGAGCATTACGCCAAAGAAAATAGTGACGTTTCACTTAAAATTGAAGAAAATGCACAAAATGATATTATTCAAAAACTTAATACTGCAATGAGTGCGGGTGTAACGGATAGTTTACCTAACATTGTCCTAATTGAAGATTATCGTGCACAAAGTTTCTTAGCTGCTTATCCTGATACATTTATTCCACTAAATGAATATATCCATTCAGAAGACTTCGCCCAATATAAAGTAGAAGCAACTTCTGTCGGTGATCAACATTACGGTCTTCCATTTGATACAGGTGTTACTGGTTTATATGTACGCACTGATTTATTAAAAGAAGCAGGCTACTCAACTGATGATTTACAAGATATTACTTGGAATCAATTAGCTGAAATCGGAGCTAAAGTTAAAGAAAAAACTGGTGTTAAATTATTATCAATGGACTTAAATGACCTTGGTATGATTCGTGCTATGATTAATGGTTCTGGTTCTTGGTATACAAAAGATGACGGTGTAACACCAAATATCGCTGATAACGCTGCTTTAAAAGAAGCATTCACAACCTTTAAATCAATGTATGAACAAGACCTAGTGAATGTTCACAATGACTGGGCACAAATGTTAGAAGCTTTCAATACTGGTAAAGTATTCACTGTCCCACAAGGTAACTGGATTACACCGTCTGTCACACAAGCTGAAGATCAAGCAGGTAAATGGGCAGTTGTCCCTTGGCCTAAACAAGAAATTGAAGGCTCTGTTCATGCTTCAAACTTAGGTGGTGCATCATTCTATGTCATCAACAAAAAAGGATCAGAAGCTGCAGCAGATTTCCTAGCTAAAACATTTGGTTCTAGCACAGAATTTTATAGCGATTTAATCACTGAAATTGGTGCATTAGGAACATACTTACCAGTACAAAAAACAGATGTTTATAATACAAATGTTGACTACTTCGGAGGACAAGCAATCTATAAAGATTTTGCGACTTGGTCTGCGGAAATCCCGTCATTAAATTATGGTATCCACACTTATGCAATTGAAGATATCATGAAAGCTGCCTTACAACAATACTTAGCAGGTGGCGATTTAGACCAAGTGTTCAATGACGCTCAAGCACAAGCTGAAAGTCAGTTAAACCATTAA
- the murQ gene encoding N-acetylmuramic acid 6-phosphate etherase codes for MENLKGMSTETRNSATMNLDQFSVREILLAMNQEDSKVPAAIDLVIPDIELAVNAVDAAFKKGGRLIYIGAGTSGRLGILDAVECVPTFGTSPEMVQGLIAGGEEAMMRAVEGAEDNTLLAQSDLQALNLSDKDVVIGIAASGRTPYVLGGLTYAKQVGATTVSLACNAKSKIGDIADIRIEVIPGPEVLTGSTRLKAGTAQKLVLNMISTAAMIKQGKVYQNLMVDVIATNDKLKQRCENIVQEATGASDEQVKEALAASHGEVKIAIIMLLIGLSYEEAKEQLAQANGYIRKVINE; via the coding sequence ATGGAAAATTTAAAGGGGATGAGTACCGAAACACGTAATTCAGCAACGATGAATTTAGATCAATTTTCAGTTCGTGAGATATTGCTGGCGATGAATCAAGAAGATAGTAAAGTACCAGCAGCGATTGATTTGGTTATCCCTGACATTGAATTAGCAGTTAATGCTGTCGATGCTGCTTTTAAAAAAGGTGGACGGTTAATTTATATAGGTGCTGGGACGAGTGGACGCTTAGGTATTTTAGATGCAGTTGAGTGTGTTCCTACATTTGGGACATCCCCAGAAATGGTGCAAGGTTTAATTGCTGGTGGCGAGGAAGCGATGATGCGAGCAGTTGAAGGGGCTGAAGATAATACATTATTGGCACAGTCGGATTTACAGGCTCTGAATTTATCGGATAAAGATGTTGTGATTGGGATTGCAGCGAGTGGACGTACACCATACGTTCTTGGTGGTTTGACTTATGCGAAACAGGTTGGTGCGACTACTGTGTCATTAGCATGTAATGCTAAGAGTAAAATTGGTGACATTGCCGATATTAGAATTGAGGTGATTCCAGGTCCGGAAGTGTTAACAGGTTCGACTCGTTTAAAAGCAGGAACGGCACAAAAGTTAGTTCTTAATATGATTTCAACAGCTGCAATGATTAAGCAAGGAAAAGTGTATCAAAATCTCATGGTAGATGTGATTGCAACGAATGATAAGTTGAAGCAACGGTGTGAAAATATTGTTCAAGAAGCAACTGGTGCATCTGATGAACAAGTAAAAGAGGCACTAGCAGCAAGTCATGGTGAAGTCAAAATAGCTATTATTATGTTATTGATTGGATTATCTTATGAAGAGGCAAAAGAGCAATTAGCACAAGCAAATGGCTATATTCGAAAAGTTATTAATGAATAA
- the pgeF gene encoding peptidoglycan editing factor PgeF, with amino-acid sequence MSYNFKLGQGDSSYQQAVERLLQEMGIRPTQLYHANQVHGHHVAIVSNQMNNHATTFASYPMIEACDGLITNESGVALLIRHADCTPIVLYDPVNHVLAAVHSGWRSTAQRISIEALKLMQQHFQTEVRDVVAYVGPSIDAQHYEVGAEVYEAFELIGNREQYFMAKGEKYHLDMVQANVALLKLAGLKDEQIEYSTESTYTSERLHSARHEGINYHLNALCVQLP; translated from the coding sequence ATGTCGTACAATTTTAAATTAGGACAAGGAGATTCTTCGTATCAACAAGCAGTAGAACGATTGCTCCAAGAAATGGGCATTCGCCCAACTCAGTTATATCATGCTAATCAAGTGCATGGGCATCACGTAGCGATTGTGTCGAACCAAATGAATAATCATGCAACAACATTTGCAAGTTATCCGATGATTGAGGCTTGTGACGGCTTGATTACCAACGAATCTGGAGTAGCGCTATTAATTCGGCATGCAGACTGCACACCAATTGTATTATATGACCCAGTTAATCATGTATTAGCAGCTGTTCATTCTGGTTGGCGAAGTACAGCGCAGCGAATTAGTATTGAAGCATTGAAATTGATGCAGCAACATTTTCAGACTGAGGTGCGTGATGTGGTAGCCTACGTTGGTCCGTCAATTGATGCTCAGCATTATGAAGTCGGTGCAGAAGTTTATGAGGCATTTGAACTGATTGGGAATCGAGAGCAATATTTTATGGCAAAGGGCGAGAAATATCATTTGGATATGGTTCAAGCGAATGTTGCTTTATTAAAATTAGCTGGGTTAAAAGATGAACAGATAGAATATTCCACAGAATCAACGTATACTAGTGAACGCTTGCATTCTGCAAGGCACGAGGGGATAAATTATCACTTAAATGCTTTATGTGTTCAATTGCCTTAA
- a CDS encoding CoA pyrophosphatase, producing the protein MHRTLHQIIQQYQPKPMGVSKEYAVLIPLIWENNQYTVLYEVRAQHISQPGEVSFPGGHIESGESRQGAAIRETCEELNILPNSIHLIGEIDYMVSNNRTIYCFVAQLMIDDWRQLTPNEEVERLFTVPLATLIANPPTYHRLPVHIKPDTPFPFERIPNQTNYNFSNLTRHIPFYDLDAENIWGFTAQLTHRLTQILTKN; encoded by the coding sequence ATGCACCGTACTCTGCACCAAATTATTCAACAATATCAACCAAAACCTATGGGCGTATCTAAAGAATACGCAGTTTTGATTCCATTGATTTGGGAAAATAATCAATACACAGTGCTCTATGAAGTCCGTGCCCAACACATTTCACAGCCCGGTGAAGTTTCTTTTCCTGGTGGACACATTGAAAGTGGAGAATCTCGCCAGGGTGCAGCCATTCGTGAAACATGTGAAGAATTAAATATACTACCTAATTCCATTCATTTAATTGGTGAAATTGATTATATGGTGTCCAATAATCGCACTATCTATTGTTTTGTAGCTCAATTAATGATTGATGATTGGCGTCAACTCACACCAAATGAAGAGGTAGAACGTCTATTTACAGTCCCATTAGCTACCTTAATCGCTAACCCACCGACTTATCATCGCCTACCTGTTCACATAAAACCGGACACTCCATTCCCATTTGAACGCATTCCAAATCAAACAAATTATAATTTTTCAAATTTGACACGTCATATTCCATTTTATGATTTGGATGCTGAAAATATATGGGGATTTACAGCACAATTAACACATCGATTAACGCAAATATTAACAAAAAATTAA
- a CDS encoding carbohydrate ABC transporter permease codes for MKKNNLFTYIFLILMSIVFAFPFYFMIVSATNASVDVTKGSLLPGNQLIENFKNLLSQTDMLVALKNSAIIALSQTALALLISSIAGYAFEIYRSKATDFIFNVILTSMMIPFAALMIPLFRLFGKFSAIHPAIGFNSYASAYLPYIATAFLIFYFRQNTKMFQQELLEAGRIDGLSEIGLFIKIYMPTMKNTYAAAAIITFMSAWNNYLWPLVSLQTNEVKTVPLLLSNLGSSYAPDFGLMMIAILVATIPTIAIFFILQKYFVAGMLGAVK; via the coding sequence ATGAAAAAAAATAATCTCTTTACCTATATCTTTTTAATTTTAATGTCCATTGTCTTTGCATTTCCCTTTTATTTTATGATTGTTTCAGCAACGAATGCGAGTGTCGATGTTACGAAAGGATCATTATTACCTGGAAATCAATTAATCGAAAACTTTAAAAATTTATTGAGCCAAACCGATATGCTCGTTGCCTTAAAAAACTCTGCAATCATCGCATTATCGCAAACAGCACTTGCATTATTAATTAGTTCAATTGCAGGTTACGCATTTGAAATTTATCGTTCTAAAGCAACAGATTTTATTTTCAATGTTATCTTAACCTCAATGATGATTCCATTCGCAGCACTGATGATTCCATTATTCCGCTTATTCGGAAAATTTTCTGCAATCCATCCTGCGATTGGTTTTAACTCATATGCATCTGCTTATTTACCATATATCGCAACAGCATTTTTAATCTTTTATTTTCGTCAAAACACCAAAATGTTCCAACAAGAACTATTGGAAGCCGGACGCATTGACGGCCTATCAGAAATTGGGCTTTTCATAAAAATTTATATGCCTACTATGAAAAACACTTATGCAGCAGCCGCAATTATTACATTTATGAGTGCATGGAATAACTATTTATGGCCTCTCGTTTCATTACAGACAAATGAAGTCAAGACAGTACCATTATTATTATCTAATCTAGGCTCTAGTTATGCACCTGACTTTGGCTTAATGATGATTGCTATTTTAGTCGCAACTATTCCAACTATTGCAATTTTCTTTATTTTACAAAAATATTTTGTTGCAGGTATGTTGGGTGCTGTCAAATAA
- a CDS encoding helix-turn-helix domain-containing protein: MRKLWVYFQNEDSDLNIDECGIQAFSVRESYSYNAYQHFVLHYVQSGEGYFEINQHRYHLKAGDGFIIRSSEYVTYYPELSNPWTTYWVGISGHDFEKYIGNTEIMTASVITYQNGGETQKIIQTICDTTLEKEANLPSMYWYKGQLFLLIEALTKEFSAQHYQRALSAKNAADTAYEYIYANYMKDITINHVAEYIGVSRSYLYKLFKQKFLFSPQQFLLDRRLTIAASLLLTTDLSMAEVAEKVGFKDALYFSKSFSKYYGKSPSKFRAQHDYDSYKESKDKTPYQILRPNELN; encoded by the coding sequence ATGCGAAAATTATGGGTTTATTTTCAAAATGAAGATTCAGACTTGAACATTGATGAATGTGGTATCCAAGCATTTAGTGTAAGAGAAAGTTACTCGTATAATGCGTATCAACATTTTGTTTTACATTATGTTCAATCTGGAGAGGGCTATTTTGAAATTAATCAACACCGTTATCATTTGAAAGCAGGGGACGGATTTATTATCCGTTCGTCTGAGTATGTGACATATTACCCAGAGCTTTCTAATCCATGGACAACCTACTGGGTAGGGATTAGTGGTCATGATTTTGAAAAATATATTGGCAATACCGAAATTATGACAGCTTCTGTTATTACGTATCAAAATGGAGGCGAAACGCAAAAAATTATTCAAACAATTTGCGATACTACATTAGAAAAAGAAGCGAATTTACCAAGTATGTATTGGTATAAGGGGCAATTATTTTTACTGATTGAGGCATTGACGAAAGAATTTTCAGCCCAACATTATCAGCGAGCGTTGTCTGCAAAAAATGCGGCTGATACAGCATATGAGTATATTTATGCTAATTATATGAAGGACATTACCATTAATCATGTTGCAGAATACATTGGGGTTTCACGCAGCTATTTATATAAATTATTTAAGCAAAAATTTTTATTCTCACCACAACAATTTTTACTTGACCGACGTTTGACAATCGCTGCATCTTTACTGTTGACAACGGATTTGAGCATGGCTGAAGTGGCAGAAAAAGTAGGATTTAAAGATGCACTCTACTTCTCGAAAAGTTTTTCTAAGTATTATGGAAAGAGTCCGTCAAAATTTCGAGCACAACATGACTATGATTCTTATAAAGAATCGAAAGATAAGACACCGTATCAAATTTTAAGGCCGAATGAATTGAATTAG
- a CDS encoding MurR/RpiR family transcriptional regulator, whose amino-acid sequence MSQSITKLRMHRPNASQTEKTIIDYILNAPLDVSNMSIHELASKTYSSPTSIIRLCKNIGFDGYKSFMKALVYEQAVRDTYFQQQANFVERESETDELMASVIINNVQILQELHLLLVTDVIEQCVTAIENADKIVFFGLGASLIVAKDAQMKFVRVNRMVHLSEDWHTQLLMARNMTAHDLAFVISYSGETPEMIKCANEAKSMGATVLSLTKEGTSTINQLAHLALMIPDKEAGMRSGAMSSRIAQMTVIDILFSKYLQRHYDEGMLLIERTRIEK is encoded by the coding sequence ATGAGTCAAAGTATTACGAAACTAAGAATGCATCGTCCCAATGCGAGTCAAACTGAAAAAACAATAATTGATTATATTTTAAATGCGCCATTAGATGTATCGAATATGAGTATTCATGAATTAGCGAGTAAGACTTATTCATCACCAACATCAATTATCCGCTTATGCAAAAATATTGGTTTTGACGGGTATAAATCATTTATGAAAGCATTAGTCTATGAACAAGCAGTGCGAGATACGTATTTTCAACAGCAAGCTAATTTTGTTGAACGAGAAAGTGAAACAGATGAATTAATGGCGAGTGTGATTATTAATAATGTTCAAATATTGCAAGAGTTGCACTTATTATTAGTAACCGATGTAATTGAACAATGTGTGACGGCGATCGAAAATGCGGATAAGATTGTATTTTTTGGATTAGGTGCGTCATTGATTGTAGCCAAAGATGCCCAAATGAAGTTTGTACGTGTGAATCGCATGGTTCATTTGAGTGAGGACTGGCATACGCAATTATTAATGGCCCGCAATATGACGGCACATGACTTGGCCTTTGTTATTTCGTACTCGGGGGAAACACCTGAGATGATTAAATGTGCCAATGAGGCGAAATCAATGGGAGCAACGGTTTTATCTTTGACAAAAGAGGGCACTTCAACGATTAATCAACTTGCACATCTCGCACTTATGATTCCGGATAAAGAAGCTGGTATGCGTAGTGGTGCGATGTCCTCACGAATTGCACAGATGACTGTCATTGATATTCTATTTTCAAAATATTTGCAGCGTCATTATGATGAGGGAATGCTATTGATTGAACGAACTCGTATTGAAAAATAA